The following are encoded together in the Syngnathus scovelli strain Florida chromosome 12, RoL_Ssco_1.2, whole genome shotgun sequence genome:
- the cdk1 gene encoding cyclin-dependent kinase 1 isoform X1, with amino-acid sequence MRFCNQSAWGSSVIPTAMDDYLRIEKIGEGTYGVVYRGKHKATGQIVAMKKIRLESEEEGVPSTAVREVSLLQELKHPNVVRLLDVLMQESRLYLIFEFLSMDLKKYLDSIPSGQYMEPMLVKSYLYQILEGIYFCHCRRVLHRDLKPQNLLIDNKGVIKLADFGLARAFGVPVRVYTHEVVTLWYRAPEVLLGSPRYSTPVDVWSAATIFAELATKKPLFQGDSEIDQLFRIFRTLGTPDNIVWPDVESLPDYKSTFPKWKPGNLASMVKNLDKNGLDLLKKMLAYNPPKRISTREALTHPYFDDLDKSSLPSANIKKT; translated from the exons ATGCGTTTTTGTAATCAAAGTGCCTGGGGCAGCAGCGTCATTCCAACAG CAATGGACGATTATTTGAGGATCGAGAAAATTGGAGAAG GCACCTATGGGGTGGTATACAGAGGCAAACACAAGGCCACCGGTCAAATTGTGGCAATGAAAAAGATCCGTTTGGAGAGTGAGGAGGAAGGGGTTCCCAGCACTGCGGTGAGAGAGGTCTCCTTGCTTCAGGAGCTCAAGCACCCAAATGTTGTACG ACTCCTTGATGTCCTGATGCAAGAGTCTCGTCTCTATCTTATCTTTGAGTTCCTGTCCATGGACCTGAAGAAATACCTGGACTCCATTCCTTCTGGCCAGTACATGGAGCCCATGTTGGTCAAG AGCTACCTCTACCAGATCTTAGAGGGCATCTATTTCTGTCATTGTCGTCGAGTCCTCCATCGAGACCTGAAGCCCCAGAACCTTTTGATTGACAACAAGGGAGTTATCAAACTGGCTGACTTTGGACTGGCTCGGGCCTTTGGTGTTCCCGTCAGGGTCTATACCCACGAG GTAGTGACCCTTTGGTATCGAGCGCCCGAGGTCCTCCTGGGCTCCCCCCGATATTCAACTCCTGTCGACGTTTGGAGCGCCGCCACCATCTTTGCTGAACTGGCCACCAAGAAGCCGCTGTTTCAAGGAGACTCTGAAATAGACCAGCTTTTTAGAATTTTCAG gaCACTGGGAACGCCAGATAACATTGTTTGGCCTGACGTGGAAAGCCTGCCTGACTACAAAAGCACTTTTCCCAAATGGAAGCCTGGCAACCTGGCGTCAATGGTGAAAAACCTGGATAAGAACGGGCTGGACCTACTCAAA AAAATGTTGGCATACAATCCTCCCAAAAGAATTTCAACCCGCGAGGCCTTGACTCATCCTTATTTTGACGATTTGGACAAGTCCAGCCTCCCTTCGGCCAACATCAAGAAAACCTAA
- the cdk1 gene encoding cyclin-dependent kinase 1 isoform X2, translating to MDDYLRIEKIGEGTYGVVYRGKHKATGQIVAMKKIRLESEEEGVPSTAVREVSLLQELKHPNVVRLLDVLMQESRLYLIFEFLSMDLKKYLDSIPSGQYMEPMLVKSYLYQILEGIYFCHCRRVLHRDLKPQNLLIDNKGVIKLADFGLARAFGVPVRVYTHEVVTLWYRAPEVLLGSPRYSTPVDVWSAATIFAELATKKPLFQGDSEIDQLFRIFRTLGTPDNIVWPDVESLPDYKSTFPKWKPGNLASMVKNLDKNGLDLLKKMLAYNPPKRISTREALTHPYFDDLDKSSLPSANIKKT from the exons ATGGACGATTATTTGAGGATCGAGAAAATTGGAGAAG GCACCTATGGGGTGGTATACAGAGGCAAACACAAGGCCACCGGTCAAATTGTGGCAATGAAAAAGATCCGTTTGGAGAGTGAGGAGGAAGGGGTTCCCAGCACTGCGGTGAGAGAGGTCTCCTTGCTTCAGGAGCTCAAGCACCCAAATGTTGTACG ACTCCTTGATGTCCTGATGCAAGAGTCTCGTCTCTATCTTATCTTTGAGTTCCTGTCCATGGACCTGAAGAAATACCTGGACTCCATTCCTTCTGGCCAGTACATGGAGCCCATGTTGGTCAAG AGCTACCTCTACCAGATCTTAGAGGGCATCTATTTCTGTCATTGTCGTCGAGTCCTCCATCGAGACCTGAAGCCCCAGAACCTTTTGATTGACAACAAGGGAGTTATCAAACTGGCTGACTTTGGACTGGCTCGGGCCTTTGGTGTTCCCGTCAGGGTCTATACCCACGAG GTAGTGACCCTTTGGTATCGAGCGCCCGAGGTCCTCCTGGGCTCCCCCCGATATTCAACTCCTGTCGACGTTTGGAGCGCCGCCACCATCTTTGCTGAACTGGCCACCAAGAAGCCGCTGTTTCAAGGAGACTCTGAAATAGACCAGCTTTTTAGAATTTTCAG gaCACTGGGAACGCCAGATAACATTGTTTGGCCTGACGTGGAAAGCCTGCCTGACTACAAAAGCACTTTTCCCAAATGGAAGCCTGGCAACCTGGCGTCAATGGTGAAAAACCTGGATAAGAACGGGCTGGACCTACTCAAA AAAATGTTGGCATACAATCCTCCCAAAAGAATTTCAACCCGCGAGGCCTTGACTCATCCTTATTTTGACGATTTGGACAAGTCCAGCCTCCCTTCGGCCAACATCAAGAAAACCTAA
- the cyp17a1 gene encoding steroid 17-alpha-hydroxylase/17,20 lyase isoform X1, with protein sequence MDWDLCLLGGCFLTLLSLFALKLRLRKPVHSGLQELPCLPSFPLIGSLLSLRSVHPPHVLFKKLQEEYGQTYSLMMGSHRVVVVNQYVHAKEVLLKKGKIFAGRPRTVGAPSFFSLKKSFACVSPPIFPCPHIDAPLHGMKVTTDVLTRDGKDIAFGDYSATWKFHRKVVHGALHMFGQGTASIEKIICTQAQSLCSVMLEKATSEACVDLSPDLARVVTNVICSLCFNSTYPMGDPEFEAILLYSQGIVDTVAKDSLVDIFPWLQLFPNADLRLLKQCVSTRDKLLHQKYEEHKAQYSDNLQRDLIDALLRAKRNAQNNNTAEMSSEPLGLSDDHILMTVGDIFGAGVETTVTVLRWAIIYLIYHPEVQKRIQDEMDSNLGRDRSPLLSDRGSLPYLEATIREVLRIRPVSPLLIPHVALQDTSLGNFKVRKGTRVIVNLWSLHYDEKEWKHPELFDPGRFLNREGTGLSKPSSSYMPFGAGVRVCLGEALAKMELFIFLAWILQRFTFSSPAGQPPPSLEGKFGVVLQPAKYKVTVTPRWRAF encoded by the exons ATGGACTGGGATCTGTGTCTATTGGGGGGCTGTTTTTTGACACTCCTTAGTCTTTTCGCGCTGAAGTTACGATTACGCAAACCGGTCCACAGCGGCCTCCAAGAGCTCCCGTGCCTCCCGTCGTTCCCTTTGATCGGCAGTCTGCTGAGTCTCCGGAGCGTACATCCTCCTCACGTGCTTTTCAAGAAACTCCAAGAGGAATACGGTCAGACGTACTCGCTGATGATGGGCTCGCATCGCGTCGTCGTCGTCAACCAGTACGTCCATGCCAAAGAAGTGCTGCTGAAGAAGGGCAAGATATTTGCAGGGAGACCGAGAACAGTGGGTGCACCGTCTTTCTTCTCTTTGAAAAAGTCCTTTGCCTGCGTGAGCCCGCCTATCTTTCCTTGCCCACACATTGATGCTCCTCTCCACGGGATGAAGGTAACCACCGACGTGCTGACCAGAGATGGGAAAGACATCGCCTTTGGAGACTACAGCGCTACCTGGAAGTTCCACAGGAAAGTTGTCCACGGAGCTCTCCACATGTTTGGACAAGGCACTGCCTCCATTGAGAAGATCA TCTGCACACAGGCCCAGTCCCTTTGCTCCGTCATGTTGGAGAAAGCTACGAGCGAGGCTTGCGTTGACCTTTCTCCTGACCTGGCGCGGGTTGTCACCAACGTCATCTGCTCGCTGTGTTTCAACTCCACGTACCCAATGGGAGATCCTGAGTTCGAGGCCATCCTTCTTTATAGCCAGGGTATTGTGGACACCGTGGCCAAAGACAGCCTGGTGGACATTTTCCCCTGGCTCCAG CTCTTTCCCAACGCAGACCTGCGTCTCCTGAAACAATGCGTTTCCACCCGTGACAAACTTCTACATCAGAAATATGAAGAACACAAG GCCCAGTACAGTGACAATTTGCAGAGGGACCTGATAGACGCTCTACTCCGAGCAAAACGCAACGCCCAAAACAACAACACGGCAGAGATGAGTTCCGAGCCTTTGGGCCTTAGCGACGACCACATCCTCATGACTGTCGGAGACATCTTTGGAGCCGGGGTGGAAACCACCGTCACCGTCCTCAGATGGGCCATCATCTACCTCATCTATCACCCTGAG GTGCAGAAACGTATCCAGGATGAGATGGACAGCAATTTAGGGCGGGACCGGAGCCCCCTCCTGAGCGACAGAGGCAGTCTTCCTTACCTCGAGGCCACCATCAGGGAGGTGTTGCGCATCCGCCCCGTTTCCCCTCTCCTCATCCCTCACGTTGCCCTCCAGGACACAAG CCTTGGAAATTTCAAAGTGCGAAAAGGGACCAGAGTTATCGTCAACCTGTGGTCACTGCACTACGACGAGAAAGAATGGAAACACCCtgaacttttcgacccag GTCGCTTTTTGAATCGCGAAGGCACAGGTCTGAGCAAGCCGTCGTCCAGCTACATGCCCTTCGGTGCCGGGGTCAGGGTGTGTCTCGGCGAGGCCTTAGCAAAGATGGAACTCTTTATCTTCCTGGCCTGGATTCTGCAGCGTTTCACCTTTTCCAGCCCAGCGGGTCAACCTCCTCCCTCGCTGGAGGGCAAGTTTGGCGTGGTCCTTCAACCAGCCAAGTACAAGGTGACCGTCACACCCAGATGGCGTGCTTTCTAG
- the ctu2 gene encoding cytoplasmic tRNA 2-thiolation protein 2 — protein MCQVAEAYNDDLEQKEVPSVSKKCVKCKEAIAVVAIRAGDRYCRDCFEQYFRHKFRAILGKNRVISPGEKVLLAVSGGPSSSSMLRQVQEGLSQNAHKKLRFIPGIVYVDDGGVFNRSVEERRQTVAKIQDIFQATGFPFHVVPLEQVLELPSSLLAAAWSSSAQRATSDTACADNVIGDASSNCLTAEPPREPSSPYVDQTHLLQQLIDAPKTLTAKEELLGVLRQHLLVHTARCEGYTKLMFGDNCTRLAVKLISSISLGRGAQLAQDTSFSDSRYGNVMSLKPMRDYSAKEIAYYNHIFRVPSVFTPNLHTKSGEKASIQRLTESFVNKLQVDFPSTVSTIYRTGEKLQTTWKSASSAADPCRRCLLCACSLDTTIENASAFRSTRISECLSQTKCVADAEWTRQGEACRPSVEERGCCSVASHRVPDATDIRGLLCYSCRLTVKEMSSLDRLPRYILSEAQTRQRR, from the exons ATGTGTCAGGTCGCTGAAGCCTATAATGATGACTTGGAGCAGAAGGAGGTTCCGAG TGTGTCGAagaaatgtgtcaaatgcaaggaGGCGATTGCCGTGGTGGCCATCAGAGCAGGGGACCGATACTGCAG GGACTGTTTTGAACAGTACTTCCGTCATAAATTCAGGGCCATACTGGGCAAAAACAGAGTGATTTCCCCTGGAGAAAAG GTACTGCTGGCGGTATCTGGAggcccttcttcttcttcaatgcTCAGACAAGTCCAAGAG ggtttgAGTCAAAATGCTCACAAGAAGTTGAGATTCATTCCAGGCATCGTCTACGTTGACG ACGGCGGTGTTTTCAATCGCTCTGTGGAGGAGAGACGGCAAACGGTGGCAAAGATTCAAGATATTTTTCAAGCCACGGGATTCCCCTTCCACGTGGTGCCTCTAGAACAG GTTCTCGAGCTTCCCAGTTCACTTCTAGCCGCGGCCTGGTCTTCCTCGGCGCAACGAGCGACTTCCGACACAGCGTGTGCCGATAACGTCATTGGTGATGCTAGCTCCAACTGTTTGACGGCAGAGCCGCCGCGTGAACCTTCTTCCCCTTACGTCGACCAAACTCACTTactgcagcagcttattgacgcTCCCAAGACGCTGACGGCCAAAGAAGAGCTACTCGGCGTGTTAAG ACAGCATCTTTTAGTGCACACAGCTCGTTGCGAAGGCTACACTAAATTGATGTTTGGAGACAACTGCACCCGACTGGCGGTGAAACTTATAAGTAGCATATCTTTGGGCAGAGGAGCACAGCTTGCTCAGGATACG AGTTTCTCAGACTCTCGCTATGGCAACGTGATGTCATTGAAGCCAATGAGGGACTACTCGGCCAAAGAAATAGCCTACTATAACCACATCTTCCGTGTCCCTTCTGTTTTCACACCCAACCTGCACACAAAG AGTGGCGAGAAGGCCAGCATCCAGCGTCTGACTGAGAGCTTTGTCAATAAACTGCAAGTTGATTTCCCATCGACAGTCAGCACTATATACAG GACCGGGGAAAAGCTGCAAACAACTTGGAAGAGTGCCTCCTCTGCCGCCGACCCTTGCCGCAGATGTTTGCTCTGCGCGTGTTCCCTGGATACTACCATAG AAAACGCTTCGGCCTTCCGGTCCACTCGAATCTCTGAATGCCTCTCCCAGACCAAATGTGTCGCTGACGCAG AATGGACACGCCAAGGAGAAGCTTGCCGTCCGTCTGTGGAAGAGAGAGGCTGCTGTTCCGTTGCCAG TCACAGGGTTCCAGACGCAACGGATATCAGAGGCCTGCTGTGTTACAGTTGTCGGTTGACCGTCAAAGAGATG TCTTCGCTGGATCGTCTACCTCGATACATCTTGTCAGAGGCTCAGACGAGGCAAAGGAGGTAA
- the cyp17a1 gene encoding steroid 17-alpha-hydroxylase/17,20 lyase isoform X2, with translation MDWDLCLLGGCFLTLLSLFALKLRLRKPVHSGLQELPCLPSFPLIGSLLSLRSVHPPHVLFKKLQEEYGQTYSLMMGSHRVVVVNQYVHAKEVLLKKGKIFAGRPRTVTTDVLTRDGKDIAFGDYSATWKFHRKVVHGALHMFGQGTASIEKIICTQAQSLCSVMLEKATSEACVDLSPDLARVVTNVICSLCFNSTYPMGDPEFEAILLYSQGIVDTVAKDSLVDIFPWLQLFPNADLRLLKQCVSTRDKLLHQKYEEHKAQYSDNLQRDLIDALLRAKRNAQNNNTAEMSSEPLGLSDDHILMTVGDIFGAGVETTVTVLRWAIIYLIYHPEVQKRIQDEMDSNLGRDRSPLLSDRGSLPYLEATIREVLRIRPVSPLLIPHVALQDTSLGNFKVRKGTRVIVNLWSLHYDEKEWKHPELFDPGRFLNREGTGLSKPSSSYMPFGAGVRVCLGEALAKMELFIFLAWILQRFTFSSPAGQPPPSLEGKFGVVLQPAKYKVTVTPRWRAF, from the exons ATGGACTGGGATCTGTGTCTATTGGGGGGCTGTTTTTTGACACTCCTTAGTCTTTTCGCGCTGAAGTTACGATTACGCAAACCGGTCCACAGCGGCCTCCAAGAGCTCCCGTGCCTCCCGTCGTTCCCTTTGATCGGCAGTCTGCTGAGTCTCCGGAGCGTACATCCTCCTCACGTGCTTTTCAAGAAACTCCAAGAGGAATACGGTCAGACGTACTCGCTGATGATGGGCTCGCATCGCGTCGTCGTCGTCAACCAGTACGTCCATGCCAAAGAAGTGCTGCTGAAGAAGGGCAAGATATTTGCAGGGAGACCGAGAACA GTAACCACCGACGTGCTGACCAGAGATGGGAAAGACATCGCCTTTGGAGACTACAGCGCTACCTGGAAGTTCCACAGGAAAGTTGTCCACGGAGCTCTCCACATGTTTGGACAAGGCACTGCCTCCATTGAGAAGATCA TCTGCACACAGGCCCAGTCCCTTTGCTCCGTCATGTTGGAGAAAGCTACGAGCGAGGCTTGCGTTGACCTTTCTCCTGACCTGGCGCGGGTTGTCACCAACGTCATCTGCTCGCTGTGTTTCAACTCCACGTACCCAATGGGAGATCCTGAGTTCGAGGCCATCCTTCTTTATAGCCAGGGTATTGTGGACACCGTGGCCAAAGACAGCCTGGTGGACATTTTCCCCTGGCTCCAG CTCTTTCCCAACGCAGACCTGCGTCTCCTGAAACAATGCGTTTCCACCCGTGACAAACTTCTACATCAGAAATATGAAGAACACAAG GCCCAGTACAGTGACAATTTGCAGAGGGACCTGATAGACGCTCTACTCCGAGCAAAACGCAACGCCCAAAACAACAACACGGCAGAGATGAGTTCCGAGCCTTTGGGCCTTAGCGACGACCACATCCTCATGACTGTCGGAGACATCTTTGGAGCCGGGGTGGAAACCACCGTCACCGTCCTCAGATGGGCCATCATCTACCTCATCTATCACCCTGAG GTGCAGAAACGTATCCAGGATGAGATGGACAGCAATTTAGGGCGGGACCGGAGCCCCCTCCTGAGCGACAGAGGCAGTCTTCCTTACCTCGAGGCCACCATCAGGGAGGTGTTGCGCATCCGCCCCGTTTCCCCTCTCCTCATCCCTCACGTTGCCCTCCAGGACACAAG CCTTGGAAATTTCAAAGTGCGAAAAGGGACCAGAGTTATCGTCAACCTGTGGTCACTGCACTACGACGAGAAAGAATGGAAACACCCtgaacttttcgacccag GTCGCTTTTTGAATCGCGAAGGCACAGGTCTGAGCAAGCCGTCGTCCAGCTACATGCCCTTCGGTGCCGGGGTCAGGGTGTGTCTCGGCGAGGCCTTAGCAAAGATGGAACTCTTTATCTTCCTGGCCTGGATTCTGCAGCGTTTCACCTTTTCCAGCCCAGCGGGTCAACCTCCTCCCTCGCTGGAGGGCAAGTTTGGCGTGGTCCTTCAACCAGCCAAGTACAAGGTGACCGTCACACCCAGATGGCGTGCTTTCTAG
- the borcs7 gene encoding BLOC-1-related complex subunit 7, translating to MVASIPHESERLGCCTVLSQLARRRRCLSVCLSVCQSACLSASQPASQPARGNTNMAAASSAEAQPRFGQSVKGLLSDKVGSCSVDVIALTRQVLKVSRSQELLGQAARNMVIQEDAILHSEDSLRKMSIITTHLQYQQEAIQKNVEHSRNLQDQLIHLLK from the exons ATGGTTGCTTCCATCCCGCATGAAAGCGAACGATTGGGTTGCTGCACTGTTTTGTCCCAACTCGCGCGCCGTCGTCgttgtttgtctgtctgtctgtctgtctgtcagtctgCATGTCtgtcagccagtcagccagccagccagccagcccgtgGCAACACAAACATGGCGGCGGCGTCGTCGGCGGAAGCGCAACCTCGCTTTGGGCAATCCGTCAAAGGATTATTATCGGATAAAGTGGGCTCTTGCAGCGTAGACGTGATCGCGCTGACACGCCAGGTGCTTAAAGTTTCCCGCAGCCAAGAG CTTCTCGGTCAAGCAGCCAGAAATATGGTTATTCAGGAGGACGCGATCCTACACTCAGAGGAT AGTCTAAGAAAAATGTCCATCATAACGACACATTTACAATATCA GCAGGAGGCCATCCAAAAGAA TGTGGAGCATTCGAGAAATTTGCAAGATCAACTTATCCACCTGCTAAAGTAG
- the wbp1la gene encoding WW domain binding protein 1-like a, which produces MGMFEYTVGQESLATEATVAEESLVCTGLNNQSYTCDSGHCCGETQCCSYYYELWWFWLVWTLIGILTCCCLCQHWRSKQRFQQQRRQNEINLIAYREAHNNSQVPLYLRFLPSSLLPAYDEAVERPATPPPPYTPVPATPLPPPAADALEEPCRHAATSLPSHAACPGVPETLLPHSQSTSKDLMQGRYRRFTGDSGIEVFDGQELWDPLGGFLPREEADDGRGQTEEACVGRASPGCRHVDGPDGLSQRDTNGHAADPQCHG; this is translated from the exons ATGGGGATGTTTGAGTACACCGTTGGACAAGAAAGTTTAGCGACCGAGGCCACAGTGGCGGAG GAGAGTTTGGTGTGCACGGGTTTGAACAACCAGAGCTATACCTGTGACTCTGGCCACTGCTGCGGAGAAACACAGTGCTGCAGCTACTACTACGAGCTGTGGT GGTTCTGGTTGGTGTGGACTCTGATTGGCATTCTGACCTGCTGCTGTTTGTGTCAGCACTGGCGCTCCAAACAGCGCTTCCAACAGCAGCGTCGGCAGAACGAGATCAACCTCATTGCCTACAGAGAAGCTCACAACAACTCTCAGGTTCCTCTCTACCTCA GATTCCTACCCTCTTCTCTGTTGCCCGCCTATGATGAGGCGGTTGAGCGGCCAGcgactccccctcctccttacaCACCTGTCCCGGCAACACCTCTGCCGCCGCCAGCAGCAGACGCACTTGAAGAACCTTGCCGCCACGCGGCCACGAGCCTCCCAAGCCATGCGGCTTGCCCCGGCGTACCAGAGACCCTGCTGCCCCACTCTCAAAGCACCAGCAAGGATTTGATGCAGGGCAGGTACCGGCGCTTCACAGGGGACTCTGGCATCGAAGTCTTTGACGGCCAGGAGCTGTGGGATCCGCTGGGGGGCTTTTTGCCAAGAGAAGAGGCGGATGACGGAAGGGGACAAACAGAGGAAGCCTGCGTCGGCCGCGCTTCCCCGGGATGCCGGCACGTCGACGGTCCCGATGGCCTGAGCCAGCGAGACACAAACGGACACGCCGCAGATCCACAGTGTCATGGGTAA